Proteins encoded within one genomic window of Trichoderma asperellum chromosome 2, complete sequence:
- a CDS encoding uncharacterized protein (EggNog:ENOG41~TransMembrane:11 (o6-23i30-51o57-74i86-107o113-134i154-175o181-204i225-244o250-269i281-301o327-346i)), whose product MQMGIMYLLMPVAFVILSRYPYLRRWCGPLGLVVTVASLSASAFVSSIAGLIATQGALYSIGCGLLFSPISLYMDEWFIERKSLAYGIMWSGKSLVGVAMPFLFNALLRRVGLRATILSWAIASTLLTLPTLFFLKPRIPLSTVSRARPLSFAFLRHTSFWMMQFGIVVQSLGYLMPSTYVASYASAIGLSSVTGPILLALFSTASVPGSLVHGMLGDRLSATKLILLSSFGSAIPVFLLWGLGRHLSTMVVFVVLYGFFAGGFSSTWSSMTQEIRKDDRAAETSLVFGLLMGGRGVGYVMSGPVSGSLLSIKDLLTEEPLGYATKYGPMILCTGITAILGAWAPLWKAARTTGRVTLTTCSRLFISTSR is encoded by the coding sequence ATGCAAATGGGCATTATGTATTTGCTGATGCCCGTCGCATTCGTGATTCTCAGCAGGTATCCATATCTACGACGATGGTGCGGTCCTTTGGGGCTCGTCGTCACCGTTGCAAGCCtgtctgcctctgcttttgTAAGCAGCATCGCAGGATTGATCGCCACACAAGGCGCCCTCTATTCCATTGGCTGCGGCCTGCTTTTCAGCCCCATTTCCCTCTACATGGACGAATGGTTTATCGAACGCAAATCCCTGGCCTATGGAATTATGTGGAGTGGTAAGTCCTTGGTGGGTGTGGCGATGCCGTTCCTCTTCAATGCCTTGCTGCGAAGGGTCGGGCTCCGTGCAACAATCCTTTCTTGGGCGATAGCTTCCACGCTGTTGACATTGCcgactcttttctttcttaaaCCGCGCATTCCACTGTCTACTGTGTCTCGCGCCCGGCCGCTCTCATTCGCCTTTCTCCGCCATACTTCGTTTTGGATGATGCAGTTCGGCATAGTCGTTCAATCTCTTGGATATCTCATGCCAAGCACATATGTGGCTTCATATGCATCGGCTATTGGTCTATCTTCTGTTACCGGTCCCATCTTGCTTGCACTCTTCTCCACGGCTTCGGTGCCTGGGTCATTAGTCCATGGCATGCTGGGCGATAGACTGTCTGCGACTAAACTAATTCTCCTTTCATCTTTCGGCAGTGCTATTCCTGTCTTTCTCCTGTGGGGTCTCGGTCGCCATCTCAGCACCATGGTTGTTTTCGTTGTCCTATACGGCTTTTTCGCCGGTGGGTTCAGCTCTACCTGGTCTAGTATGACCCAAGAAATTAGAAAAGATGATCGAGCTGCAGAAACTTCTCTGGTTTTTGGTCTCCTCATGGGCGGTCGTGGCGTGGGCTATGTAATGTCAGGCCCCGTGTCTGGCTCTCTTTTGTCTATAAAGGATCTGCTCACAGAGGAGCCGTTGGGGTATGCCACCAAGTATGGACCTATGATTCTCTGCACTGGAATTACGGCTATTTTGGGAGCATGGGCGCCGTTATGGAAGGCTGCGAGAACAACAGGCAGGGTGACCCTCACAACTTGCTCGCGCTTATTTATTAGTACTTCGCGATGA
- a CDS encoding uncharacterized protein (EggNog:ENOG41~SECRETED:SignalP(1-19)), translated as MQFTKTFITALFAASNVVAAPTPADKSMMANVPQWTIENLKRTCNTANTSCTWTFAVDTHLAAATSCTYVVKAAKDASQANGGPVTCGPYTITSGWSGQFGPGNGFTTFAVTDAAKKLIVWPAYTDVQVQAGKVVSPNQSYAPTNLP; from the coding sequence ATGCAGTTCACTAAGACTTTCATCACCGCTCTCTTCGCAGCCTCTAATGTCGTCGCTGCTCCTACTCCTGCCGACAAGTCCATGATGGCTAATGTCCCCCAGTGGACAATTGAGAACCTTAAGCGGACGTGCAATACTGCCAACACTTCATGCACTTGGACATTTGCTGTCGACACCCATCTCGCTGCTGCCACATCTTGCACATACGTTGTCAAAGCGGCCAAAGATGCCTCACAAGCCAACGGAGGTCCTGTCACTTGCGGACCTTACACAATCACATCCGGCTGGAGCGGCCAATTTGGCCCTGGCAATGGCTTCACTACTTTTGCTGTGACCGATGCCGCGAAGAAGCTCATTGTCTGGCCCGCCTATACCGATGTGCAGGTCCAAGCTGGCAAGGTCGTGTCGCCCAACCAGAGCTACGCCCCTACCAACTTGCCATAG
- a CDS encoding uncharacterized protein (EggNog:ENOG41~CAZy:GH25), producing the protein MKTITPIAAGIGILSSIASASVQGFDISHYQPTVNFQKAYSDGARFVIIKATEGTTYIDPSFSDHYTQATQAGFIRGGYHFAQPASSSGAAQANYFLKHGGGWSSDGITLPGMLDLEYAPSGDSCYGLSTSAMVSWINDFITTYHAATTQYPLIYTSTSWWQLCTGNNGSFGSKSPLVVARYASSVGTLPNGWSYYTIWQNSDSAPWGGDSDVFNGDLSQLQKIARGS; encoded by the exons ATGAAGACAATTACTCCCATTGCTGCCGGAATCGGCATCTTGTCTTCTATAGCAAGTGCATCCGTTCAAGGCTTCGATATATCCCACTATCAGCCTACTGTAAACTTTCAAAAAGCATATTCCGATGGTGCCCGATTCGTTATTATAAAG GCCACCGAAGGGACCACATACATTGACCCCAGTTTTAGCGATCACTATACCCAAGCTACACAAGCGGGTTTTATTCGAGGCGGTTACCACTTCGCgcagccagcttcttcttccggtGCGGCGCAGGCCAACTACTTCCTAAAACATGGAGGAGGTTGGTCATCTGATGGCATTACTCTGCCCGGTATGCTTGATCTCGAGTATGCTCCCAGCGGTGACAGCTGTTACGGATTGAGCACCAGTGCCATGGTCAGCTGGATCAACGATTTCATCACAACTTACCATGCCGCTACGACTCAGTATCCTCTCATCTACACTTCCACTAGCTGGTGGCAGTTGTGTACCGGAAACAATGGCTCGTTCGGTAGCAAATCCCCTCTTGTCGTCGCAAGATACGCCAGCTCTGTGGGCACGTTACCCAATGGCTGGAGTTATTATACCATTTGGCAGAACAGCGACTCGGCTCCTTGGGGCGGCGACTCTGATGTGTTCAATGGAGATCTATCTCAACTCCAGAAGATTGCTCGTGGGAGTTAG
- a CDS encoding uncharacterized protein (EggNog:ENOG41), translating into MAHVVTLSTFKQPPGDVSALQARAIAEQWVKDFETALQKNNRDELEKLFVKDAWMRDLLSFSWDFRCIQNRENIVCYFQNNHNAGISGIHLQENGAFQPSFQAPCPGIQWIQSMFDFESRHGRGKGTIRLVMDGEDGSEWKCYLMHFRLKELKGHEEKIGLRRPESYVDTSDYNWQQRRERQKEFLDEEPTVLIVGAGQSGLILGARLQQLGIPSLIIERLGRVGDTWRNRYKTLSTHDPVHYCHMPYIPFPSHWPIFTPKDKLADWLEAYAGLMELNVWCSTELQNSSFDEATKSWSVTVKRADGSVRDLKPKHVVLATGSSGEALIPHFDGIENFKGTVYHASKHKDASAHSDLSNKRVVVVGAGNSSHDICQNFYKAGAGSVTMLQRGGTYVLSAKKGLFMLFKGTYEEGGPPTDECDVMAQSMPIPISFAFSTLLTQAIRNVEKETQEGLAKAGFQLDYGEGGGGLFRKYLTLGGGYYIDVGCSQLIIDGKVKVKSNPGGIKSFTPDGLLLADGSELKAEIVVLATGYQTMRSTAKSLFGDKVASRLGNGWGVDEEGEMDSIWRYSGHPNFWFMGGNLALGRGFSQLLALQIKASELGIYETPGTQNISNGVQNGA; encoded by the exons ATGGCCCACGTCGTCACATTATCTACTTTCAAGCAGCCACCAGGCGACGTTTCGGCATTGCAGGCTAGGGCCATTGCAGAGCAATGGGTAAAAGATTTCGAAACCGCTCTTCAAAAAAACAATAGAGATGAGCTGGAAAAGTTATTTGTCAAAGATGCTTGGATGCGCGATTTGCTATCGTTCAGCTGGGACTTTCGCTGCATCCAAAATCGAGAAAATATTGTCTGCTACTTTCAAAATAACCACAATGCTGGCATCAGTGGAATTCATCTTCAAGAGAATGGTGCTTTCCAGCCTAGCTTCCAGGCTCCATGTCCGGGTATACAATGGATTCAGAGCATGTTCGACTTCGAGTCACGTCATGGCCGAGGAAAGGGTACGATTCGGTTGGTGATggatggcgaggatggaAGTGAATGGAAATGCTACTTGATGCACTTTAGACTTAAAGAACTAAAAGGGCATGAAGAAAAGATTGGACTAAGGCGCCCTGAAAGCTATGTTGATACATCCGATTACAACTGGCAGCAGCGACGGGAGAGGCAGAAGGAGTTTCTGGATGAAGAACCAACGGTTCTAATCGTTGGCGCTGGTCAATCTGGGCTTATACTTGGAGCCAGACTCCAGCAGCTAGGCATTCCATCGTTGATCATTGAGAGGCTGGGCCGCGTTGGCGATACCTGGCGCAACCGCTACAAA ACGCTCTCGACACACGATCCAGTCCACTACTGCCATATGCCATATATTCCTTTCCCTTCTCATTGGCCGATTTTTACGCCCAAGGATAAACTTGCAGATTGGCTGGAAGCATATGCCGGCCTAATGGAGCTAAATGTTTGGTGCAGCACTGAGCTCCAAAATTCATCGTTTGATGAGGCAACAAAATCTTGGTCAGTTACTGTTAAGCGGGCGGATGGTTCAGTCCGTGATCTGAAACCAAAGCATGTTGTTCTTGCGACAGGAAGTTCGGGCGAAGCCCTCATTCCGCATTTCGACGGCATTGAAAACTTTAAAGGTACTGTCTACCATGCGAGCAAGCATAAAGATGCTTCAGCGCATTCCGATCTCTCAAACAAACGCGTGGTGGTCGTCGGCGCTGGGAATTCGTCTCACGATATTTGCCAGAATTTCTACAAAGCTGGCGCCGGATCGGTCACTATGCTTCAACGCGGCGGTACATATGTTTTGTCTGCGAAAAAGGGTCTCTTCATGCTATTTAAGGGAACGTATGAAGAAGGCGGGCCACCAACTGATGAATGTGATGTCATGGCCCAAAGCATGCCAATTCCCATTTCATTTGCTTTTTCCACTCTCCTCACACAGGCTATCAGAAACGTCGAAAAAGAAACCCAAGAGGGGCTAGCCAAGGCTGGATTCCAGCTTGATTACGGAGAAGGTGGTGGCGGTCTCTTCCGTAAATACCTTACTCTTGGAGGCGGCTATTACATCGACGTCGGATGCAGCCAGCTTATCATAGATGGAAAGGTCAAAGTGAAGTCGAATCCAGGGGGGATCAAATCATTCACGCCAGATGGACTCCTTCTTGCAGACGGATCTGAGTTGAAGGCCGAAATAGTGGTTCTAGCGACAGGTTATCAGACAATGCGCAGCACGGCAAAGAGTCTTTTCGGAGACAAAGTTGCCTCACGACTAGGAAATGGTTGGGGTGTCGATGAAGAAGGTGAAATGGATTCG ATTTGGAGATATAGTGGACATCCCAACTTTTGGTTCATGGGTGGCAATCTCGCTTTAGGCCGAGGATTCTCACAACTACTGGCGCTGCAAATTAAAGCGAGCGAGTTGGGAATTTATGAAACACCAGGAACCCAAAACATAAGCAACGGCGTACAAAATGGAGCGTAG
- a CDS encoding uncharacterized protein (EggNog:ENOG41~TransMembrane:12 (i46-67o87-110i122-144o150-167i179-200o206-227i247-268o274-297i318-337o343-362i374-394o420-439i)), translating into MANSVAGDDHELSRIHTNDEHGRGENSRNPAQVEQTLPPADYGRRAYLALACCTAAQAPIWGYSVSFGIFQEYYSNPDHGIDASPGAIATVGSMQMGIMYLLMPVAFVILSRYPYLRRWCGPLGLVVTVASLSASAFVSSIAGLIATQGALYSIGCGLLFSPISLYMDEWFIERKSLAYGIMWSGKSLVGVAMPFLFNALLRRVGLRATILSWAIASTLLTLPTLFFLKPRIPLSTVSRARPLSFAFLRHTSFWMMQFGIVVQSLGYLMPSTYVASYASAIGLSSVTGPILLALFSTASVPGSLVHGMLGDRLSATKLILLSSFGSAIPVFLLWGLGRHLSTMVVFVVLYGFFAGGFSSTWSSMTQEIRKDDRAAETSLVFGLLMGGRGVGYVMSGPVSGSLLSIKDLLTEEPLGYATKYGPMILCTGITAILGAWAPLWKAARTTGRVTLTTCSRLFISTSR; encoded by the exons ATGGCCAATTCTGTTGCCGGCGACGATCATGAGCTGAGTCGCATCCATACAAACGACGAGCACGGCCGTGGAGAGAATTCTAGAAATCCGGCACAGGTTGAGCAAACGCTGCCTCCGGCAGACTATGGTCGCCGTGCATATCTCGCCCTTGCATGTTGTACAGCTGCTCAAGCTCCTATTTGGG GGTACTCTGTCTCTTTTGGCATCTTTCAAGAGTATTACAGCAATCCCGATCATGGGATAGATGCGTCTCCTGGAGCCATCGCCACCGTCGGATCCATGCAAATGGGCATTATGTATTTGCTGATGCCCGTCGCATTCGTGATTCTCAGCAGGTATCCATATCTACGACGATGGTGCGGTCCTTTGGGGCTCGTCGTCACCGTTGCAAGCCtgtctgcctctgcttttgTAAGCAGCATCGCAGGATTGATCGCCACACAAGGCGCCCTCTATTCCATTGGCTGCGGCCTGCTTTTCAGCCCCATTTCCCTCTACATGGACGAATGGTTTATCGAACGCAAATCCCTGGCCTATGGAATTATGTGGAGTGGTAAGTCCTTGGTGGGTGTGGCGATGCCGTTCCTCTTCAATGCCTTGCTGCGAAGGGTCGGGCTCCGTGCAACAATCCTTTCTTGGGCGATAGCTTCCACGCTGTTGACATTGCcgactcttttctttcttaaaCCGCGCATTCCACTGTCTACTGTGTCTCGCGCCCGGCCGCTCTCATTCGCCTTTCTCCGCCATACTTCGTTTTGGATGATGCAGTTCGGCATAGTCGTTCAATCTCTTGGATATCTCATGCCAAGCACATATGTGGCTTCATATGCATCGGCTATTGGTCTATCTTCTGTTACCGGTCCCATCTTGCTTGCACTCTTCTCCACGGCTTCGGTGCCTGGGTCATTAGTCCATGGCATGCTGGGCGATAGACTGTCTGCGACTAAACTAATTCTCCTTTCATCTTTCGGCAGTGCTATTCCTGTCTTTCTCCTGTGGGGTCTCGGTCGCCATCTCAGCACCATGGTTGTTTTCGTTGTCCTATACGGCTTTTTCGCCGGTGGGTTCAGCTCTACCTGGTCTAGTATGACCCAAGAAATTAGAAAAGATGATCGAGCTGCAGAAACTTCTCTGGTTTTTGGTCTCCTCATGGGCGGTCGTGGCGTGGGCTATGTAATGTCAGGCCCCGTGTCTGGCTCTCTTTTGTCTATAAAGGATCTGCTCACAGAGGAGCCGTTGGGGTATGCCACCAAGTATGGACCTATGATTCTCTGCACTGGAATTACGGCTATTTTGGGAGCATGGGCGCCGTTATGGAAGGCTGCGAGAACAACAGGCAGGGTGACCCTCACAACTTGCTCGCGCTTATTTATTAGTACTTCGCGATGA
- a CDS encoding uncharacterized protein (EggNog:ENOG41), with the protein MRGLERRARPVTQLLLQTARYASTTSAPQIKTATEAASYMMDQFANKVTKRSQFIDSNQLQQLAVMLGRPVLNGHDISRMNVPAGTPIPSAHHLVYFTPMELESQLGADGSDRTFNAPAPFTRRMWAGGHMKFDKSNPLRVGEEAEEHTKLISAVAKTSRSAGEMVLVEVEKKIHGSRGLALVDKRSWVFRPMLSSNPQGGVALRRIDGNILAPSSVSDVINDSSAFPIRKLSWSPVGLFRFSALTFNGHKIHYNEDWTRTAEGHPGIVVHGPLNVINLLDYWRDIHGEGAGPDEIIYRAMSPVYGGEEYRIRTVDINATNSSRVFDVVAEKDGNVIMKASIIKKI; encoded by the exons ATGAGAGGACTAGAGCGCAGAGCGAGGCCCGTAACGCAGCTGCTCTTACAAACAGCTCGCTACGCATCGACGACATCAGCTCCCCAGATCAAGACGGCCACAGAAGCAGCGTCTTATATGATGGATCAGTTTGCAAACAAAGTCACAAAGCGGAGCCAGTTCATCGATTCAAATCAGCTACAACAACTGGCGGTGATGCTTGGTCGACCAGTCCTTAATGGCCACGACATAAGCAGGATGAACGTTCCCGCAGGCACACCGATTCCTTCAGCACACCATCTTGTCTATTTTACACCAATGGAGCTTGAGAGTCAACTGGGTGCTGACGGAAGTGACCGCACTTTCAATGCGCCCGCCCCGTTCACAAGGAGGATGTGGGCAGGTGGCCATATGAAGTTTGATAAAAGTAACCCCTTGAGGGTTggagaggaagcagaagagcacACAAAGTTGATCAGTGCGGTTGCGAAGACGAGCAGATCCGCGGGCGAGATGGTACTCGTTGaagtagaaaagaagattcaTGGATCAAGGGGCCTGGCACTTGTCGACAAAAGGTCGTGGGTTTTTAGGCCAATGTTATCTTCTAATCCTCAGGGGGGCGTAGCGCTTAGAAGAATCGACGGCAATATCCTAGCTCCATCATCTGTCTCTGATGTAATAAATGACAGCAGTG CTTTTCCCATACGCAAGCTGTCTTGGTCTCCAGTTGGCCTTTTTCGATTTTCAGCCCTTACATTTAACGGCCACAAAATCCATTACAACGAAGACTGGACTCGTACCGCAGAGGGCCACCCTGGTATTGTTGTCCACGGGCCCCTGAATGTTATCAATTTGTTGGACTATTGGAGAGATATTCACGGAGAGGGCGCAGGGCCAGATGAGATTATCTACCGGGCAATGTCACCTGTTTATGGAGGAGAGGAATACCGAATTCGGACGGTAGATATAAACGCGACGAATTCTAGTCGAGTGTTTGATGTAGTTGCAGAGAAGGATGGGAATGTTATCATGAAAGCTTCTATAAtcaaaaagatataa
- a CDS encoding uncharacterized protein (EggNog:ENOG41) has translation MTTIATSRYAEAHANQRGPGDARPTALQIIKDEQREGNMKDKVVLITGCSSGLGIETARAMKATGATVFVTARNMEKAKEALGNILDGDRVHLIKLNLESFDSVRSCVEEFKSKSDTLNILIENAGIRHVPFGRSSDGYEKHWGTNHLSHFLLLELLRPTLLASSTPEFCSRVVIVSSTAHRNAPMDFGDLNWEKRKYDRPTAYGQSKLANVYTASEIERRYGAQGLHAWSVHPGGIRTGLQAPSQWDVKDWMVIIKSGPMATFHSVMNAEQGASTSVWAAVSRDLEGQGGKYCERNRFSEPLKKGWKMIDPGHAEWVYDQDAATRLYDLSLKEIGA, from the coding sequence ATGACCACCATAGCAACGAGCCGTTACGCGGAAGCACACGCCAACCAACGAGGACCCGGCGATGCAAGGCCTACCGCTCTACAGATTATCAAAGATgagcaaagagaaggaaataTGAAGGACAAAGTTGTACTCATTACCGGTTGCTCTTCAGGACTTGGAATCGAGACAGCGAGAGCGATGAAAGCTACCGGCGCAACCGTTTTTGTTACAGCTCGCAATATGGAGAAGGCAAAAGAGGCGCTTGGGAATATTCTCGATGGCGACCGTGTCCATCTCATTAAGCTGAACCTTGAGTCCTTTGATAGCGTTCGATCTTGTGTCGAAGAGTTCAAGTCAAAGAGCGATACTCTCAACATCCTCATAGAAAACGCAGGCATTCGGCACGTGCCTTTCGGTAGATCTTCAGATGGCTACGAAAAGCACTGGGGCACAAATCATCTatctcattttcttctccttgagcttctgaGACCGACCCTATTGGCATCATCAACTCCAGAATTTTGCTCGAGAGTCGTAATTGTTTCTTCTACTGCTCATAGAAATGCCCCTATGGACTTTGGAGATCTGAACTGGGAAAAACGCAAATACGATCGTCCTACCGCATACGGCCAGAGCAAGCTAGCAAATGTCTATACCGCTAGTGAGATTGAGAGAAGATATGGCGCTCAAGGCCTCCATGCATGGAGCGTGCACCCCGGCGGAATTCGAACAGGGCTACAGGCACCAAGTCAATGGGATGTCAAGGATTGGATGGTAATCATTAAATCTGGTCCTATGGCAACATTTCACTCGGTGATGAATGCTGAGCAAGGTGCCTCAACGTCGGTATGGGCTGCTGTTAGCAGAGATCTGGAGGGCCAAGGAGGAAAGTACTGTGAAAGAAATCGATTCAGCGAGCCACTAAAGAAAGGCTGGAAAATGATTGACCCAGGTCATGCCGAATGGGTGTACGATCAAGACGCGGCGACAAGACTATACGACTTGTCTTTGAAGGAAATAGGAGCATAA
- a CDS encoding uncharacterized protein (EggNog:ENOG41), whose protein sequence is MASKEKDPAAIEHAKSLTNIPWCEDYEKMISGMLYNSQAPELVEGRFRARKLIHRYNSYFPDDATNDSLVAEREKILNEALGKIGSNPFIETPFNIDYGCNTSIGDNFYANFNLVILDCGMVTIGNRVLFGPFVSIFGATHETDVQSRRNGIEYGGSVTIGDDCWIGGNTTIMPGVTIGKGCTIGAGSIVTKSIPDFSVAVGSPAKVIKKVNPVPDL, encoded by the exons ATGGCCAGTAAAGAAAAGGATCCGGCTGCGATTGAGCACGCCAAGTCTCTCACCAACATCCCGTGGTGTGAGGATTACGAGAAAATGATATCAGGAATGCT TTACAATTCTCAGGCCCCGGAGCTAGTTGAGGGGAGATTTCGGGCTCGAAAGCTTATCCACAGATACAACTCTTATTTCCCCGACGACGCCACGAATGACTCTCTGGTTGccgaaagagagaagatttTGAATGAAGCACTCGGCAAAATCGGATCAAACCCGTTCATTGAGACGCCATTCAACATAGATTACGGGTGCAACACCTCCATCGGAGACAACTTCTACGCCAACTTCAA CCTTGTTATTCTCGATTGCGGCATGGTCACGATCGGCAACCGCGTCCTATTCGGTCCCTTCGTTTCAATATTCGGCGCCACACACGAGACTGATGTGCAGTCGCGTCGCAACGGAATCGAGTATGGCGGCAGTGTCACTATTGGAGACGATTGCTGGATAGGCGGCAATACCACCATTATGCCAGGCGTGACGATTGGAAAGGGGTGCACGATAGGCGCAGGAAGCATTGTCACAAAGTCGATTCCTGACTTTTCTGTTGCCGTTGGCTCACCAGCGAAGGTGATTAAGAAGGTCAACCCTGTTCCAGATCTATGA
- the ABF1 gene encoding Alpha-L-arabinofuranosidase (CAZy:GH54~CAZy:CBM42~SECRETED:SignalP(1-28)) produces the protein MFSKPSRERVSVFALGLVAAGSLQLVAAGPCDIYASGGTPCVAAHSTTRALYGAYSGPLYQVRRGSDNATTTISPLSAGGVANAGAQDSFCASTTCLISIIYDQSGHGNHITQAPPGGAAQGPLPGGLDNLAGAIGAPVRLNGQKAYGVFIAPFTGYRNNNANGTATGDSPEGMYAVFDGTHYNTACCFDYGNAETNSRDTGNGHMEAIYFGTGDGSGRGTGSGSGPWIMADLENGLFSGFDPINNPADPTITSRFVTAIVKGQPNQWAIRGGDSTTGSLSTFYSGVRPNGGYQPMSKEGAIILGTGGDNSDGAQGTFYEGVMTTGYPSDSTENSVQANIVAAKYTFDPSLMTSGPSLSVGSHISLRATTACCTTRYIAHSGSTVNTQVVSSSDSTALKQQASWIVHTGLGNSACFSFESVDTPGSYIRHSNYALVLNANDGSKLFGEDATFCPQAGLNGQGNSFHSWSYPNRWWRHYNALGYIAANGGEHAFDSPTLFNDDVSFVVSAGFA, from the coding sequence ATGTTCTCCAAACCAAGCCGCGAACGCGTTAGCGTTTTCGCCTTGGGCCTAGTTGCCGCTGGTTCTCTTcagcttgttgctgctggaccTTGTGACATCTACGCGTCTGGTGGCACACCATGCGTTGCCGCACACAGCACAACTCGTGCCTTGTATGGAGCTTATAGCGGCCCACTCTATCAGGTACGACGCGGCTCCGACAATGCCACGACTACGATCTCGCCGCTATCTGCCGGTGGTGTTGCCAATGCCGGCGCTCAAGACTCCTTCTGCGCGTCGACAACGTGCCTCATCTCTATCATCTATGACCAGTCTGGCCATGGTAACCACATCACGCAGGCTCCTCCCGGCGGTGCCGCCCAAGGGCCACTGCCAGGGGGCCTTGATAACTTGGCTGGCGCAATTGGTGCGCCTGTCAGGCTGAACGGGCAAAAGGCATACGGTGTCTTCATTGCACCCTTTACGGGCTACCGCAACAACAACGCCAATGGAACTGCAACAGGAGATAGTCCAGAGGGCATGTACGCTGTTTTTGACGGCACTCATTACAACACGGCTTGTTGTTTTGACTATGGTAACGCCGAGACCAACTCTCGCGATACCGGCAACGGCCACATGGAAGCCATCTACTTTGGAACCGGTGATGGCTCTGGTCGCGGAACAGGCTCTGGAAGTGGCCCGTGGATCATGGCCGACTTGGAAAACGGTCTTTTCTCTGGTTTCGACCCTATTAACAACCCCGCTGACCCGACAATCACCTCTCGATTTGTCACCGCAATTGTCAAGGGACAGCCGAATCAGTGGGCAATCCGTGGCGGAGACTCCACCACTGGCTCTCTATCAACATTCTACAGCGGCGTGCGTCCCAATGGCGGCTACCAGCCAATGAGCAAGGAAGGTGCCATCATCCTTGGTACTGGTGGTGATAACAGCGATGGCGCCCAGGGAACCTTTTACGAGGGCGTCATGACCACGGGCTACCCATCTGATTCCACCGAAAACTCGGTCCAAGCCAACATTGTGGCTGCCAAATATACATTCGACCCCAGCTTGATGACCAGTGGACCATCTCTCAGCGTTGGATCGCACATTTCTCTGCGTGCTACAACCGCCTGCTGCACAACGCGATATATCGCACATTCGGGTTCAACTGTCAACACTCAGGTTGTCTCGTCGTCTGACAGCACCGCTCTCAAGCAGCAGGCCAGCTGGATCGTCCACACTGGTCTTGGAAACAGTGCCTGCTTCTCGTTTGAGTCTGTCGACACTCCCGGCAGCTATATCCGGCACTCCAATTACGCTCTAGTTCTCAACGCCAATGACGGCAGCAAGCTGTTCGGTGAGGACGCTACATTTTGCCCGCAAGCAGGTCTTAATGGCCAGGGCAACTCTTTCCACTCATGGAGCTATCCCAATCGCTGGTGGCGACACTACAATGCCCTTGGCTACATCGCTGCTAATGGTGGCGAGCATGCCTTTGACAGCCCTACTTTGTTCAACGACGATGTGAGCTTCGTGGTCAGTGCAGGCTTTGCTTAA